The segment CCCACTGTCGCTTGGACGTGCCAGTCGTCCCGTGCCGCGTCGAGCCAGGCCGGACGCTCGGTGACGGAGGCGGCTTCTTCGGACAGGAGGTAGAGCCACACCTCGGCCTGGAAATCACGCGCCCAGAAGCCCTGCTCGCGATATTCCATGTATGAGCTGCCCATGGGTGCCAGTAGAGCATCTCGTCATGTTGAGCCACAGACCGTGCTGTCTGCCATCGGCTGACCGCCCTGCGCACACGACACCGCACGCGGGGTAGGGAACAGCAAAACGCCCGCACCTGGCCGGAGGCCGGGAACGGGCGCCAATTACCGCTGCGCAAAACTGCCGAACGAGTACAAAAGGTGTGTCCGAGGGGGGACTTGAACCCCCACGCCCGATAAAGGGCACTAGCACCTCAAGCTAGCGCGTCTGCCATTCCGCCACCCGGACCAGGTGTGATGTCACGTGCGGTTTCCCGCGGCGACATGGACAACGATACCAAGGATTCGGGGTGCGTTTCACCTGCGTATCCCGCTGCCGCCCCGGGGGCGGGAGGGCAGCGGGGAGGCAGCCGGGGAGGCAATGGGGGAGGTCAGGCGGGCATGAGGTGGTAGTCGGGGAAGTTGCCGGGGAGGCGCTCGGGCGGGGGGCCCTGGGTGACGGCGTGGACCAGGAGGTGGCCGCCGACGAAGGCGCCGCGCCAGGAGGCGCCGAAGCCGCCGAAGAGCTCGGCGCGGTCGCCGCGGGAGCGGGGGTGGTTGTGGCCGGTTTTGAAGGCGCGGATGTGGGGGGCGAGGCGGGCGTAGGTGGCGGGGTCGTCGGTGGAGAGGGTGGCGACGAGGGCGCCGTTGCTGGCGTTCATGGCGGCGAGGAGTTCGGCTTCGGTGTCGACGAGGACGATGGTGTCGACGGGGCCGAAGGGTTCGGCGTGGTGGAGGGGGGAGGAGGGGGGCGGGTTGAGGAGGGTGGTCGGGGGGAGGTAGGCGGAGGTGTCCTGGCCGGGGAGGAGGCGGGCGTCGGCGAGGGTGCCGCGGTGGAGGGGGACGGCGCCGCGGCTGATGGCCTCGGAGACGAGGTCGCCGAGTTCCTTGGCCTTGGCGGCGTTGACGAGGGGGCCGAAGTCGAGCTCGGGGAGGTCGTCGGCGGGGTCGGCGACGGCCAGGGGGTGGCCGAAGCGGACGGACCGGACGGCAGGGAGGTAGGCGCTCAGGAAGTCGGCGAAGGCGGAGCGCTGGACGACGAAGCGGGGGTAGGCGGTGCAGCGCTGCTTGGCGTAGTCGAAGGTCTTGCGGATGTGGGTGGCGAGGGCGTCCCAGTCGGTGTGGTGCCAGATGCCCCAGGTGTTGAGGCCCTCCTGCTCCAGGATGTGGCGTTTGCCCAGGTCGGCGACGGCGGTGGCGACCCGGCCGCCGGCGTCGCGGCCGCCGACGAAGGAGACGCAGCCGATCTCGGGGGCGCGGACCAGGGCCTCGGAGAGTTCGCCGCCGCTGCCGCTGACCAGGGTGACGGGGACGCCCTCGCGGTTGATCAGGGCGCACGCGAGGGTGAGGCAGGCGAGGCCGCCGTCGGTGGGGGTCTTGGCGATGACGGCGTTGCCGGCCAGGGCCTGGACGAGCATGGCGTGGACGAGGACGGACATCGGGTAGTTCCAGCTGGCGATGTTGCTGACCGGGCCGGGGAGCGGGGTGCGGTCGCGGACCATGGGGTCGATCTCGTCCACGTACCAGCGCACGCCGTCGATGGCCCGGTCGACGTCGGCCTGGGCGAGGCGCCAGGGCTTGCCGATCTCCCAGACCAGGAGGAGGGAGAGCAGCTCGCGGTGCTCGGTGAGGGCGTCCAGGGCGGCGGCGACGCGCGCCTTGCGCTCGGGGAGCGGGACGGCGCGCCAGGCGCGGTGCTGATCGAGGGAGGCGCGTACGGCGGCATGCGCGCCGGCGGCGTCGAGGCGGGGCAGGCCCGCGATGGGGGTGCCGTCGACGGGCGAGGTGGTGGGGAGGATACGGCCGTCGGCGTGCCAGGTGCCCTGCCAAAGGTTGAGGACCCGGTCGGCCCGGAAGGCCTCGGGGGCTGCGGTCAGGCAGCGCTGCCAGGCGTCGGCCCAGGCGGTGCCGGGCTTGAGGATCAGGGGTGTGTGGGGCACGCGGGGCGTGTCGGTCGTGTGGGTCATGTGGGTGTCTCCGCTCGTCGACAGGGGCGGATCTCGCGCCGCGCACCACATCGGTGCACCAGCTCTATTTCGCCGGTTCCGCCTCGGATCTGGCTAAAGCGCAGGGGGTCGGCGCCCGTCATGTGAGGCGTTCGCGTACGAGGCGGGCCGTCTCCGACGGCGTACGTCCCACGGCGACGCCGGCCGCTTCGAGGGCCCGCTGCTTGGCGGCGGCGGTGCCGGAGGAGCCGGAGACGATGGCGCCGGCGTGGCCCATGGTGCGGCCCTCGGGGGCGGTGAAGCCGGCGACGTAGCCGACGACGGGCTTGGTGACGTGGGAGGCGATGTGGGCGGCGGCGCGTTCCTCGGCGTCGCCGCCGATCTCGCCGATGAGGACGATGAGGTCGGTGCCGGGGTCGGCCTCGAAGGCGGTCAGGCAGTCGATGTGGGTGGTGCCGATGACGGGGTCGCCGCCGATGCCGACGGCGGTGGAGAAGCCGAGGTCTCGCAGCTCGTACATGAGCTGGTAGGTGAGGGTGCCGGATTTGGAGACCAGGCCGATGCGGCCGGCGGTGGTGATGTCGGCGGGGATGATGCCCGCGTTGGACTGGCCGGGGCTGATCAGACCGGGGCAGTTGGGGCCGATGACGCGGGTGCCGGAGGCTGCGGCGCGGGCCCGGAAGGCGACGGTGTCATGGACGGGTACGCCCTCGGTGATGACGACGGCGAGGCCGATTCCGGCGTCGGCGGCCTCGTTGACGGCGTCGCGTACGAAGGGCGGGGGGACGAAGACGACGGTGGTGTCGGCGCCGGTGGCGGCCAGGGCTTCCTTCACGGTACCGAAGACGGGGATCGTGCGGTCGCCGACGACAGCTTCGGTGCCCGCCTTGCGGGGGTTGACGCCGCCGACGATGTCGGTGCCGGCGGCGAGCATGCGGCGGGTGTGCTTCATGCCCTCGGTGCCGGTCATGCCCTGGACGATGACCTTGGTTTCACGGTCGATGAAGATGGCCATGGCGATCAGCTCCTGCTCAGTTCGGCGGCCCGCCCGGCCGCGCCGTCCATGGTGTCGAGCTGGTGTACGCCGGGGAGTGCGGCGTACCGGAGGATCGCGCGGCCTCGCTCGGCGTTGTTGCCGTCGAGGCGTACGAGGAGGGGTTTCGTCAGCTCGACGCGGTCCAGGGCCTGGACGATGCCGTCGGCCACGGCGTCGCAGGCGGTGATGCCGCCGAAGACGTTGACGAGGACGGACTTCACGGCCGGGTCGGAGAGGATGACGGCGAGGCCGTCGGCCATGACCTGGGCGGAGGCGCCGCCGCCGATGTCGAGGAAGTCGGCGGGGGCGGCGCCGGCCAGGGCGACCACGTCGAGGGTGGACATGACCAGGCCCGCGCCGTTGCCGATGATGCCGACGGAGCCGTCGAGCTTGACGTAGTTGAGGCCTTTGGCCCTGGCGGCGGCTTCCAGGGGATCTTCCTCGTCCGGTATTTCGTATGCAGTATGCGCGGGGTGCCGGAAGCGGGCGTTGGCGTCCAGAGTGATCTTGCCGTCGAGGGCGAGGATGCGGCCGTCCCGGGTCCGGACGAGGGGGTTGACCTCGACCAGAAGGGCGTCCTCCTCGGTGAACACCCGCCACAGGGCGACGAGTACGGGCACGGCTTCCGCCGGGAGGCCAGCGGCTGCGGCGATCTCGCGGGCGGTGTCCCGGGTGACGCCCTCACCGGGGTCGACGGGGATGCGGGCGAGGGCTTCCGGGCGGGTGGCGGCGACCTCCTCGATGTCCATGCCGCCCTCGGCGGAGGCCATGGCCAGCCATGCGCCGCCGGCCCGGTCGAGGAGGTACGAGACGTAGAACTCGTCCTGGATGTCGGCGGTTTCGGTCAGCATGACCTTGCCGACCCGGTGGCCCTTGATGTCCATACCGAGGATGCGGGCGGCATGGGACGCCGCCTCCTGCGGGTCGGCGGCGAGCCTCACCCCGCCGGCCTTGCCCCGGCCGCCGGTTTTGACCTGGGCTTTCACCACGGTCCGGCCGCCGAGGAGACGGGCCGCCTCGCGGGCGGCTTCCGGGTCGTCCACCACGTGGGCGTCGAGCACGGGGACACCGTGCTTCGCGAACAGCTCCCGTGCTTGGTACTCGAACAGATCCATCGTCAACGCACCTGCCTTGGGCTTGAGTTCGCCGTGACGGCAAAGAATCCAGCGCGCGCCCCCTGGACATCGACTTGGCGATGCGGGATAACCATCTGCATACAGTATTCGTGTCCTGTATGCAATGTACAGACTGCGAACCCGAGGGGTTGAACGCGCATGTCCGACGGCAGCAGCAACGGCAGCAGCACTCCCGGTACATCCGATCTCATCTCCGGTGGCCATCTCGTCGCCAAGGCCCTCAAGGCAGAGGGGGTCGACCGCATCTACACCCTCTGCGGCGGCCACATCATCGACATCTACGACGGCTGCGTCGACGAGGGCATCGAGGTCGTCGAC is part of the Streptomyces sp. NBC_01262 genome and harbors:
- a CDS encoding aldehyde dehydrogenase family protein — encoded protein: MTHTTDTPRVPHTPLILKPGTAWADAWQRCLTAAPEAFRADRVLNLWQGTWHADGRILPTTSPVDGTPIAGLPRLDAAGAHAAVRASLDQHRAWRAVPLPERKARVAAALDALTEHRELLSLLLVWEIGKPWRLAQADVDRAIDGVRWYVDEIDPMVRDRTPLPGPVSNIASWNYPMSVLVHAMLVQALAGNAVIAKTPTDGGLACLTLACALINREGVPVTLVSGSGGELSEALVRAPEIGCVSFVGGRDAGGRVATAVADLGKRHILEQEGLNTWGIWHHTDWDALATHIRKTFDYAKQRCTAYPRFVVQRSAFADFLSAYLPAVRSVRFGHPLAVADPADDLPELDFGPLVNAAKAKELGDLVSEAISRGAVPLHRGTLADARLLPGQDTSAYLPPTTLLNPPPSSPLHHAEPFGPVDTIVLVDTEAELLAAMNASNGALVATLSTDDPATYARLAPHIRAFKTGHNHPRSRGDRAELFGGFGASWRGAFVGGHLLVHAVTQGPPPERLPGNFPDYHLMPA
- the sucD gene encoding succinate--CoA ligase subunit alpha, with translation MAIFIDRETKVIVQGMTGTEGMKHTRRMLAAGTDIVGGVNPRKAGTEAVVGDRTIPVFGTVKEALAATGADTTVVFVPPPFVRDAVNEAADAGIGLAVVITEGVPVHDTVAFRARAAASGTRVIGPNCPGLISPGQSNAGIIPADITTAGRIGLVSKSGTLTYQLMYELRDLGFSTAVGIGGDPVIGTTHIDCLTAFEADPGTDLIVLIGEIGGDAEERAAAHIASHVTKPVVGYVAGFTAPEGRTMGHAGAIVSGSSGTAAAKQRALEAAGVAVGRTPSETARLVRERLT
- the sucC gene encoding ADP-forming succinate--CoA ligase subunit beta, with amino-acid sequence MDLFEYQARELFAKHGVPVLDAHVVDDPEAAREAARLLGGRTVVKAQVKTGGRGKAGGVRLAADPQEAASHAARILGMDIKGHRVGKVMLTETADIQDEFYVSYLLDRAGGAWLAMASAEGGMDIEEVAATRPEALARIPVDPGEGVTRDTAREIAAAAGLPAEAVPVLVALWRVFTEEDALLVEVNPLVRTRDGRILALDGKITLDANARFRHPAHTAYEIPDEEDPLEAAARAKGLNYVKLDGSVGIIGNGAGLVMSTLDVVALAGAAPADFLDIGGGASAQVMADGLAVILSDPAVKSVLVNVFGGITACDAVADGIVQALDRVELTKPLLVRLDGNNAERGRAILRYAALPGVHQLDTMDGAAGRAAELSRS